In Brassica napus cultivar Da-Ae chromosome A3, Da-Ae, whole genome shotgun sequence, the sequence GGTTGAGAAACTAAGGAAAGAAATAAGAGAGGCCGTTCGTAACAAATCAATGGAAGACATCAGAAAAGACCAGTTTGATCCAAAACTCTTGGCCGCTTTCAGAGCTGCTGTGGCAGGTTCCAAAACGGATGAAGCACCTAGAAAAATTCCGGCTGTGGCATTGAAGGCAAAGAAATTGATGCTGCAGAAAGGAAAAGTCCGAGAGAATCTCACTAAGAAAATTTATGCAGATACAAATGGGAAGCGGAAAAGTGCATGGCATCGGGACTGTGAAGTTGAGTTCTGGAAGCATCGGTGCATGAAAGCTGGAAAGCCTGAGAAAATTGAGACTCTGAAGTCTGTTCTTAGCCTCTTGAAGAAAAATCCAGCTGACACCgagaaaaatgtttcatttgaaGCCCCACAGGCTTCAAATCCTATTCTCTCCAGATTATATTTGGCAGATACCTCTGTGTTCCCGAGAAATCATGATATCAAACCTCTTGTGGGATCGAAAGAAACAGGACTGGACAAGACCTTACCAAAGAGCAGTGATGTCAAAGGGAACAACTCAAATGCTGCTGGATCAAAAATAAACTCGGGAAGCAAACCGCCTATTTTTGAGAATCCAGATGAGCTGAAGAAAGACAAAAGGAAATGGGCATTGCAGGTTCTTGCTAGAAAGAAAGCTTTAGCAGGCAGCAACTCAAGCGAAGACAAAGAAGGCTCTCCTGAGCTCAAAGGGAATTATCCATTGTTGGTGTGTGATTCTCGGCCCTTGCTTTGTCAGCTTTTAGATAtctgttgttttgaaattgttGCTTGTTTGTTTCTACGATTGCTGTCAGGCTCAACTTCCAGCTGATATGAGGCCAAACCTTGCGACCAGTCGCCATAATAAAGTTCCTGTTACAGTTAGGCAGGTACGTGAGTAGCTTTTTACTTCAGCTTCTAATTCTTCGTGGTATTGTTTAGTTCTAGATATTGAAGGGGAAGTCACGGGCTTTTGATATTCTTTTAGCTCTGGGTCAAATAGCATAATAGGCTTGAGCTATTAGCACATGTTTCACTTGTAGAGGAGGTCTACAATACAAGATTTCATGCTTGTCTATAGCTTAATGAGTGCACGGTTATGTGTTgttgatttgaaaaaaaaactggtgAAATAGCTAGCCTATCACTCTATGTGCTTGTTTTGGTTCATAAGCAATGTGTACACGGTTATGTGTTGTTGATTTGAAAAAAATCGGTGAAATAGCTAGCCAATCACTCTATGTACTTGTTTTTGTTCATAAGCGAATCACTCTTGCTGCAGGCACAATTATACCGGCTGACAGAACATTTATTGAAGAAAGAAAATCTTCTGGAAGTTCGAAGAAGTGCAGCAACAGAACTAGCCGTTGCAGATGCTATAAATATCGAGAAAGTGATCGCTGACAAATCAAGTAGCAAGGTTGTGTATCTGAATCTATGCTCACAAGAAATACTGCACCATTCAGAGAGCAAAGCGATGGACAGTAATGCTGTAGAACCAAGTACTTCACCACCACTGTCTAATAACGGAATAGAACATGTCGATGATAAAGATTCAAATGATCTAGCCGTTCTTCAAGCGCTCAGAGCAGCTGGTCTTGTTGATTCACCACCAAACAGCCCGAACCGTTCATCAGAAGTTCCTCCAGATAAAGAAGACAGTTCTTTTGACAAAGCCAGGGAGGCAGTAGGCCCAGATAATGTACTGGACATTGGTTCAGTTCCTGATACAGACATCTTTGGGGATTTTGAGTATGAGTTAGATGACGAAGACTATATTGGTGCTACCAAGGCTACAAAAGCTGCAGAAACACAGCAGGATGAAGGTTTGACTAAGGTGAAGGTAGTTTTATCCACTGTTCAACCTGagaaagttctaaatcaatctGAGGTCTTGGGGAATGAAGAAACAACAATAAACCAGGAAGGGACAACAAATGGTGAAGAAGATGGGAAGAGCTTTGTTCCTATGGAGCCTGTACCTGAAGCTGAGGCTGAGGCAGAGGGAGAAGGAGAGGGAGGTGAGATCCTTTCTTTAGCTGAATGTGAAGAACTGTACGGACCTGGTACAGAGAAACTAGTTGAGAAACCTCTCACTGAAGGATCTGCTGATAACGGTCTTCAAGCGAAAGCACCTGATTCAGAGTGCGAGAGCAACACGCACAGAGAGTTCATGGCTTCAAACTTCGAGAAGACTTCCATTCAAGAGAAGAAACTTCCCACAAGGATCCCAAACTGTAATCCAAGCGAGAAGCCGTCTAAAGAAGAGAAAAGCAAAGCTGATGGGTTCAGTGACTCCATCATCAAGAAGGTAATAAAAGCTATTAAATTTCTTATGTCAAAATCGCTCATTTCCTGACAGTTCTCTCCTTTTGTTCTTTTATAGGTTGAAGCATACATCAAAGAACATATCAGACCACTGTGTAAGAGCGGAGTGATAAACGTGGATCAATACAGATGGGCAGTGACGAAAACCAGAGAGAAAGTGATGAAGTATCACAGCAAAGCCAAGAGTGCTAACTTCTTGATCAAGGAAGGCGACAAGATTAAGAAACTCGCCGAGCAATATGTTGAAaccgccgcttcttcttccaccGGAGCTCACCACAAGGAGAAGGACAAGTGCAAGTGACAAGCAGCAGATGCGTAAATAAGATGACGAAGGAAACAACAGCTAGTTCAGTCTTAAAAACagtatataaatttaagttatCTATCTTTTGTCTTCTCCACGAGTTTTGGAGATTATTATGTCATCGCTCAACAGGCCATTTGCATTAGAATGCAGTTatggaaaaaagaaaatttgaagatgggaagttatattatattacatGGAAGAGATTATTCTCATTTGTCAGTTTTAGAACTTACGGTATTTCATATAGTGAAACATTTGCGAATAGGATGCGGGTTCTGTCCAAATGGctggttcggttcagtttatccgttttttttgtttagtttagttAAGCACAAAAATATAGCTGAATCTAACTGaacgaaaattttattttgcatGTGGTTAGTTTGGTTAAGAAAATGTTATCAAATTAACAAGATTTTGGTTTCGGTTTAATTTTTATCTAAGAACTTAGATTTTCTggttaattttgattaaaatttttggttattttgggttgaaatttgattaatttgatGACTACTtcagtttaaaattttggtttgtattggtatcgttataatttatttacaagAAAACGAAAACTGAACTAATAACAGAATCTTTTAGGTTCCGCGACAAACGGTTTAACTCgattttaacagttataaaaacgtatagatatatagtatatatagatatttttgttactgttaactttGGTGCGGTGCGGAGTATTAAGAAAGTTGttatgaatataaaaaatactttcTCAACTGAAAATGTACATACAGACTCTGTATTTATACATAAGCGCATACGGTTTAGTAAAAGGAGGCTAAACCGATGTCTTACCAAAATGATTAAGCAAAAAGAAACTTAACCAAATATATAATCTAACCGGTACTCTAATACGGAGCAGTATTGAATCTAGTAAATGCTTAACCGAAC encodes:
- the LOC106438806 gene encoding uncharacterized protein At4g10930-like; this translates as MELDFDAGNLLEDEAGEVGHNDMAGFEGERCGICMDIIVDRGLLDCCQHWFCFECIDNWSSIMNLCPLCQREFQLITCVPVNDFGESSKVDDVSLSGDEDWCAEEETDALSSPSHYIDENAVICLDGDLCKIRNTFNYIGGDSNLDTSIACDSCDTWYHAICVGFDLEIASEDTWVCPRCLSSEKPLESDASPKETTKPLEIPESTNSGCSVEAIYSGNFSVTVADDGETALVVSTVKGDEWPMKPSDTNASLVQAMVYGDPNNSGRKENTEQVPGKSELMQSLPHQLSSELLLESNQPLFAAQMEIRTEPVIGLEEKECLPVNVEKSLSSTAFSNSDVASVVSLKRKHSDCSGNDDNSKIKAEIAERLVKPKLEEMEEKAAFRHESRSPSNNTTVDIFSIVKGFGSKKKPTLPNTTDKSSEGENAVGLRVKKIKKTPEDDKESLVLVEKLRKEIREAVRNKSMEDIRKDQFDPKLLAAFRAAVAGSKTDEAPRKIPAVALKAKKLMLQKGKVRENLTKKIYADTNGKRKSAWHRDCEVEFWKHRCMKAGKPEKIETLKSVLSLLKKNPADTEKNVSFEAPQASNPILSRLYLADTSVFPRNHDIKPLVGSKETGLDKTLPKSSDVKGNNSNAAGSKINSGSKPPIFENPDELKKDKRKWALQVLARKKALAGSNSSEDKEGSPELKGNYPLLAQLPADMRPNLATSRHNKVPVTVRQAQLYRLTEHLLKKENLLEVRRSAATELAVADAINIEKVIADKSSSKVVYLNLCSQEILHHSESKAMDSNAVEPSTSPPLSNNGIEHVDDKDSNDLAVLQALRAAGLVDSPPNSPNRSSEVPPDKEDSSFDKAREAVGPDNVLDIGSVPDTDIFGDFEYELDDEDYIGATKATKAAETQQDEGLTKVKVVLSTVQPEKVLNQSEVLGNEETTINQEGTTNGEEDGKSFVPMEPVPEAEAEAEGEGEGGEILSLAECEELYGPGTEKLVEKPLTEGSADNGLQAKAPDSECESNTHREFMASNFEKTSIQEKKLPTRIPNCNPSEKPSKEEKSKADGFSDSIIKKVEAYIKEHIRPLCKSGVINVDQYRWAVTKTREKVMKYHSKAKSANFLIKEGDKIKKLAEQYVETAASSSTGAHHKEKDKCK